The Triticum aestivum cultivar Chinese Spring chromosome 3A, IWGSC CS RefSeq v2.1, whole genome shotgun sequence genome includes a region encoding these proteins:
- the LOC123060957 gene encoding phospholipase A1 PLIP3, chloroplastic, producing MDPLRFLGGVRPAAPPQPPVAPPPAQRQQQQQTRAAMPRLWPRGERRGAGASGEARGDEAGTRPEAEERRQGNQQTRTAMPRLWPRGERPGAGAVRGEEAGTRPDVEDRRQGNWVLQMLRVQPRWADQADAEAAGGGRGRGGQEDEAPDVSGAERCASCGGGDEEKEGCAVGADEGGGEVFDRASFSRLLRKVSIEDAKEYSRMSYLCNIAYMIPKIQPKCLRRYSSQFVTTSVQEKDRANPDRKQEQSTEKGESPDKKPRVVKNAALGSKEEEGNGPAINPFGAYQVMSSAASYLHSRAMGINPFGSRTNGKNDPATIMAIVSGENSEGLTLDEASFVATTNSVTSMVAAKEETRQAVADDLNSSRSCPSEWFICDDDQGSTRYFVVQGSETIASWQANLLFEPVKFEGLDVLVHRGIYEAAKGMYHQMLPYVRSHLRNYGKSAELRFTGHSLGGSLALLVNLMLLMRGEAPAASLLPVITFGAPCIMCGGDHLLRKLGLPKSHVQSITMHRDIVPRVFSCNYPDHVANILKLANGNFRSHPCLTNQKLLYAPMGEVLILQPDKRLSPHHHLLPQDSGIYYLGDSAGISLKLLQSAVSAFFNSPHPLEILKDGGAYGPKGTVYRDHDVNSYLRSVRGVVRKEVRRLREAERERWQLLLWWPLAVHGVLATGIGGWGRYGELADAVARGGKEAARQAQQHARILALFLLPVKLLVLGALLAVRLR from the exons AGGCCCGAGGCGGAGGAGCGGAGGCAGGGCAATCAGCAGACGCGCACCGCCATGCCGCGCCTGTGGCCGCGCGGCGAGAGGCCGGGCGCCGGCGCGGttcgcggcgaggaggcgggtacgAGGCCCGACGTGGAGGACCGGAGGCAGGGCAACTGGGTGCTGCAGATGCTGCGGGTGCAACCGAGGTGGGCGGATCAGGCGGACGCCGAGGCGGCCGGCGGTGGCCGGGGACGCGGAGGGCAGGAAGACgaggcgccggacgtgtccggggcCGAGAGGTGCGCGTCGTGCGGTGGCGGGGACGAGGAGAAGGAAGGCTGCGCCGTGGGGGcggacgagggcggcggcgaggtGTTCGACCGCGCGTCCTTCTCGAGGCTCCTTCGGAAGGTGTCGATCGAGGACGCCAAGGAGTACTCCAGAATGTCCTACCTCTGCAACATCGCCTACATGATCCCCAAAATTCAG CCAAAATGTCTCCGCCGGTACAGTTCACAGTTTGTGACAACATCAGTGCAAGAGAAGGACAGAGCTAATCCTGATAGGAAGCAGGAGCAGAGCACTGAGAAAGGTGAATCTCCAGATAAAAAACCTCGAGTTGTCAAGAATGCTGCGTtggggagcaaggaggaagaaggaaacGGCCCGGCGATAAACCCTTTTGGTGCATACCAAGTCATGTCATCTGCTGCCTCATATTTACATTCCCGGGCCATGGGCATCAATCCCTTTGGTTCCAGGACTAATGGTAAGAATGATCCAGCAACCATCATGGCCATTGTGAGTGGTGAGAACAGTGAAGGTTTAACCTTGGACGAAGCCTCATTTGTGGCCACAACAAATTCAGTAACTTCCATGGTTGCTGCCAAGGAAGAAACAAGACAAGCTGTTGCAGATGATCTGAATTCTTCAAGGTCCTGTCCCTCTGAATGGTTTATTTGCGATGATGACCAAGGCAGCACAAGATACTTCGTAGTTCAG GGCTCGGAGACGATAGCTTCTTGGCAGGCCAACCTACTATTTGAGCCAGTCAAATTTGAG GGACTCGATGTACTTGTTCACAGGGGAATATACGAAGCTGCCAAAGGGATGTATCACCAAATGCTGCCGTATGTCAGATCACACTTGAGAAATTATGGTAAATCCGCAGAATTGCGATTCACTGGCCATTCTCTTGGTGGGAGTCTGGCTTTGCTTGTGAATCTAATGCTACTGATGAGAGGAGAGGCACCTGCTGCATCATTGTTGCCTGTCATAACATTCGGTGCCCCATGCATCATGTGTGGCGGTGACCACTTACTCCGTAAACTTGGGCTGCCGAAGAGTCATGTGCAATCAATCACAATGCATCGGGATATTGTTCCTCGAGTATTCTCGTGCAATTATCCTGACCATGTCGCCAACATTCTGAAGCTCGCCAATGGAAATTTCCGCAGTCACCCATGCCTTACAAACCAG AAACTCTTGTATGCCCCAATGGGGGAAGTCCTCATCTTGCAGCCGGACAAGAGGCTCTCcccgcaccaccacctcctccCACAGGACAGTGGCATCTACTACCTGGGCGATTCAGCAGGCATCTCCCTGAAGCTGCTCCAATCGGCCGTGTCGGCCTTCTTCAACTCCCCGCACCCGTTGGAGATCCTCAAGGACGGCGGCGCCTACGGCCCCAAGGGCACGGTGTACCGCGACCACGACGTGAACTCGTACCTGCGGTCGGTCCGCGGGGTGGTGCGCAAGGAGGTGCGTCGCCTCCGGGAGGCGGAGCGGGAGCGGTGGCAGCTCCTCCTGTGGTGGCCGCTGGCCGTGCACGGCGTGCTGGCCACCGGCATTGGCGGGTGGGGGAGGTACGGCGAGCTGGCGGACGCGGTGGCGCGGGGAGGGaaggaggcggcgaggcaggccCAGCAGCACGCCCGGATTCTGGCGCTGTTCCTGCTGCCGGTGAAGCTGCTCGTGCTCGGGGCTCTCCTGGCCGTTAGACTGAggtga